A part of Penaeus vannamei isolate JL-2024 chromosome 1, ASM4276789v1, whole genome shotgun sequence genomic DNA contains:
- the LOC138864982 gene encoding LOW QUALITY PROTEIN: hatching enzyme 1.2-like (The sequence of the model RefSeq protein was modified relative to this genomic sequence to represent the inferred CDS: substituted 1 base at 1 genomic stop codon) — translation MKTIERDTCVWFTPYLGGAGDVFLDLVASEESDCHATLGYNPGRNPTLVLNPQRCVYLGTVIHELLHVLGMQHTHQRNDRDDHVEILPENIKVGYLAXFTRRFSETYGLPYDLGSVMHYSPNAYLRTGAEYTMRSRETSGRNPVAMGQRKGMSLGDIAWVNRAYGCPCHYLGDDLPGAQSYADWLRSRQERAEYDSPHFLVPDSASSTCQKGGQ, via the coding sequence ATGAAGACCATTGAGCGCGACACCTGCGTCTGGTTCACCCCTTACTTGGGCGGCGCCGGTGACGTCTTTTTGGATTTGGTCGCTTCGGAGGAGTCTGACTGCCACGCAACCCTCGGCTACAACCCGGGCCGGAACCCGACCTTGGTCCTGAACCCGCAGAGGTGCGTTTACCTCGGGACAGTGATCCACGAGCTCTTGCACGTGCTCGGCATGCAGCACACGCACCAGCGCAACGACCGGGACGACCACGTGGAGATCCTTCCTGAGAACATCAAGGTCGGGTACCTGGCCTAGTTCACGAGGAGGTTTTCGGAGACGTACGGCCTCCCGTACGACCTGGGGTCCGTGATGCACTATAGCCCGAATGCCTACTTGAGAACGGGTGCCGAGTACACCATGAGGTCTCGGGAGACCTCCGGCCGAAACCCCGTGGCCATGGGCCAGAGGAAAGGCATGTCGCTCGGGGACATCGCCTGGGTCAACAGGGCCTACGGGTGCCCCTGCCACTACCTTGGCGACGACCTGCCCGGCGCCCAGTCCTACGCCGACTGGCTCaggagcaggcaggagagggcggAGTATGACAGCCCGCACTTCCTCGTCCCCGACAGCGCCTCCTCCACTTGCCAGAAGGGGGGTCAGTGA